A DNA window from Arachis duranensis cultivar V14167 chromosome 3, aradu.V14167.gnm2.J7QH, whole genome shotgun sequence contains the following coding sequences:
- the LOC107481323 gene encoding carbonic anhydrase 2 isoform X1 yields MARSFKKCMMLCCTGKISSKEDMAAGDSYDDAIAALSDLLKDKAELGSLAAAKIKQLTADLEAAGSTPFNPDDRIRTGFDHFKKEKFEKNPDLFGELAKGQSPKFMVFACSDSRVCPSHVLDFQPGEAFVVRNIANMVPPYEKTKYAGTGAAIEYAVLHLKVENIVVIGHSCCGGIKGLMSIPDDGTTASDFIEQWVQICNPARSKVKGGAGDSSFSDQCANCEKATVNVSLGNLLTYPFVREAVVSKKLALKGAHYDFVKGSFELWDLDFKVTPPVSLI; encoded by the exons ATGGCGAGGTCATTTAAAAAGTGCATGATGCTTTGTTGTACCGGCAAGATTTCCTCG AAGGAAGACATGGCAGCTGGAGACTCATACGATGACGCCATTGCAGCCCTCTCCGACCTCCTCAA ggACAAAGCCGAACTCGGCAGCCTGGCCGCCGCAAAGATCAAGCAGCTCACGGCGGACCTGGAGGCCGCCGGTTCCACTCCATTCAACCCGGATGACAGGATCCGAACCGGCTTTGACCACTTCAAGAAGGAGAAATTCGA AAAGAATCCGGATTTGTTTGGCGAACTCGCTAAAGGACAGAGCCCAAAG TTTATGGTTTTTGCTTGCTCAGATTCAAGAGTTTGCCCATCTCATGTTCTGGATTTCCAACCTGGTGAAGCTTTTGTGGTCCGAAACATTGCCAACATGGTTCCACCATATGAAAAG ACGAAGTACGCAGGAACAGGGGCAGCCATTGAATATGCGGTCTTACATTTAAAG GTGGAGAATATTGTGGTAATTGGACATAGCTGCTGTGGAGGTATAAAGGGACTCATGTCTATCCCCGATGATGGGACCACTGCAag TGACTTCATAGAGCAATGGGTCCAAATTTGTAACCCAGCAAGATCTAAGGTTAAAGGAGGAGCTGGTGACTCAAGCTTTTCAGATCAATGTGCCAATTGTGAAAAGGCAA CTGTGAATGTATCACTTGGGAACCTATTAACTTATCCATTTGTGAGAGAAGCAGTAGTGAGTAAAAAGCTTGCATTGAAGGGTGCACATTATGATTTTGTTAAAGGCAGCTTTGAGTTGTGGGATTTGGACTTCAAAGTCACTCCCCCTGTGTCCCTGATTTAA
- the LOC107481323 gene encoding carbonic anhydrase 2 isoform X2, translating into MAAGDSYDDAIAALSDLLKDKAELGSLAAAKIKQLTADLEAAGSTPFNPDDRIRTGFDHFKKEKFEKNPDLFGELAKGQSPKFMVFACSDSRVCPSHVLDFQPGEAFVVRNIANMVPPYEKTKYAGTGAAIEYAVLHLKVENIVVIGHSCCGGIKGLMSIPDDGTTASDFIEQWVQICNPARSKVKGGAGDSSFSDQCANCEKATVNVSLGNLLTYPFVREAVVSKKLALKGAHYDFVKGSFELWDLDFKVTPPVSLI; encoded by the exons ATGGCAGCTGGAGACTCATACGATGACGCCATTGCAGCCCTCTCCGACCTCCTCAA ggACAAAGCCGAACTCGGCAGCCTGGCCGCCGCAAAGATCAAGCAGCTCACGGCGGACCTGGAGGCCGCCGGTTCCACTCCATTCAACCCGGATGACAGGATCCGAACCGGCTTTGACCACTTCAAGAAGGAGAAATTCGA AAAGAATCCGGATTTGTTTGGCGAACTCGCTAAAGGACAGAGCCCAAAG TTTATGGTTTTTGCTTGCTCAGATTCAAGAGTTTGCCCATCTCATGTTCTGGATTTCCAACCTGGTGAAGCTTTTGTGGTCCGAAACATTGCCAACATGGTTCCACCATATGAAAAG ACGAAGTACGCAGGAACAGGGGCAGCCATTGAATATGCGGTCTTACATTTAAAG GTGGAGAATATTGTGGTAATTGGACATAGCTGCTGTGGAGGTATAAAGGGACTCATGTCTATCCCCGATGATGGGACCACTGCAag TGACTTCATAGAGCAATGGGTCCAAATTTGTAACCCAGCAAGATCTAAGGTTAAAGGAGGAGCTGGTGACTCAAGCTTTTCAGATCAATGTGCCAATTGTGAAAAGGCAA CTGTGAATGTATCACTTGGGAACCTATTAACTTATCCATTTGTGAGAGAAGCAGTAGTGAGTAAAAAGCTTGCATTGAAGGGTGCACATTATGATTTTGTTAAAGGCAGCTTTGAGTTGTGGGATTTGGACTTCAAAGTCACTCCCCCTGTGTCCCTGATTTAA
- the LOC107481322 gene encoding 2-methylene-furan-3-one reductase, with the protein MSVSAALSSTPSHLTSLPSSSPFSLRFSLPFRENNRDRLFFSPQSRRHSGVVVVRSQATTTPASSEAVKATAVPSEMKAWVYGEYGGVDVLKFDSSVGVPDVKEDQVLVKVVAAALNPVDAKRRQGKFKATDSPLPTVPGYDVAGVVVKVGSKVKDFKVGDEVYGDVNEKALEGPKQFGSLAEYTAVEERLLAPKPKNLNFAEAASLPLAIETAYEGLERLGFSPGKSILVLNGSGGVGTLVIQLAKKVFGASRVAATSSTRNLELLKSLGADLAIDYTKENFEDLPEKFDVVYDAIGQCERAVKAVKEGGSVVALTGAVTPPGFRFVVTSNGAVLRKLNPYLESGQVKPVVDPKGPFSFAQLAEAFTYLETNRATGKVVISPIP; encoded by the exons ATGTCCGTCTCAGCTGCACTCTCCTCCACACCTTCCCACCTCACCTCTCTCCCTTCCAGTTCTCCATTTTCTCTCAGATTTTCCCTTCCTTTCCGGGAAAATAACAGGGACCGGTTATTCTTCAGTCCTCAGAGTCGGAGACACTCAGGAGTTGTGGTGGTGAGGTCTCAGGCTACAACCACACCTGCTTCTTCTGAGGCAGTTAAAGCCACAGCTGTGCCGTCTGAGATGAAGGCATGGGTGTACGGTGAGTATGGCGGAGTTGACGTGTTGAAGTTTGATTCCAGTGTTGGTGTCCCTGATGTGAAGGAGGATCAGGTTCTTGTTAAGGTTGTTGCTGCTGCTCTTAACCCTGTTGATGCCAAGAGAAGGCAGGGAAAGTTCAAGGCCACTGATTCTCCTCTTCCG ACTGTTCCGGGGTACGATGTTGCCGGAGTGGTGGTGAAGGTTGGTAGCAAAGTAAAGGATTTCAAGGTGGGTGATGAAGTATATGGTGATGTTAATGAGAAAGCACTTGAAGGGCCTAAGCAGTTTGGGTCTTTAGCTGAGTACACTGCTGTTGAGGAGAGATTGTTAGCACCAAAACCAAAGAACTTGAACTTTGCTGAGGCTGCTTCTCTTCCTCTTGCAATTGAGACTGCTTATGAGGGTTTGGAGAGGCTTGGATTCTCCCCTGGTAAATCCATTCTTGTTCTAAATGGTTCTGGTGGTGTTGGAACCCTAGTCATTCAG CTAGCTAAGAAAGTTTTTGGGGCTTCAAGAGTTGCTGCCACTTCAAGCACCAGAAATTTGGAGCTGTTGAAAAGCTTGGGAGCTGATTTGGCTATTGACTACACAAAGGAGAACTTTGAAGACTTGCCAGAAAAATTTGATGTCGTTTATGATGCCATTG GGCAATGTGAGAGGGCAGTGAAGGCAGTGAAAGAAGGTGGGAGTGTGGTGGCACTAACAGGAGCAGTTACACCACCTGGGTTCAGATTTGTGGTTACTTCCAATGGAGCTGTTCTCAGGAAACTGAACCCTTACTTGGAAAGTGGACAAGTAAAGCCAGTTGTGGATCCCAAAGGTCCCTTCTCCTTTGCTCAGCTTGCTGAAGCCTTCACTTACCTTGAAACAAACCGTGCTACTGGAAAGGTTGTCATAAGTCCCATCccataa
- the LOC107481321 gene encoding uncharacterized protein At4g28440, translating to MAESKPGLRKPVFTKVDQLRPGTSGHTLTVKVVSTKLVMQKGRPDGPQPRQMRIAECLVGDETGMIIFTARNDQVDEMKEGSTVILRNAKIDMFKGSMRLAVDKWGRVEVTEPASFTVKEDNNLSLIEYELVNVVE from the exons ATGGCAGAATCAAAACCAGGATTGAGGAAGCCTGTGTTTACCAAGGTTGATCAGCTTCGCCCCGGGACCAGTGGGCATACTTTGACTGTGAAGGTGGTTAGTACCAAGTTGGTGATGCAGAAGGGTCGTCCTGATGGACCTCAACCTCGGCAAATGCGAATTGCTGAGTGTTTGGTGGGGGATGAGACCGGAATGATCATTTTTACAGCCAGAAATGATCAAG TGGATGAGATGAAGGAGGGATCTACTGTGATCCTGCGCAATGCCAAAATTGACATGTTCAAAGGATCAATGAGACTTGCTGTTGACAAGTGGGGCCGTGTCGAAGTCACAGAACCGGCTAGCTTCACTGTCAAGGAAGACAATAACTTGTCCCTCATCGAATATGAACTGGTGAACGTTGTGGAGTGA